A window of Desulfobulbaceae bacterium genomic DNA:
GATATGCCGCGGCAGTCTTGAGCAGAATCGTCGACACTGTCTATACGGTAGAACGGCTGACAGGGTTGGCGGAGAGCGCTAGGCGGCGGTTTCAAATGCTTGAGTATACTAATATTGTTATCTATCAGGGGGATGGCACCTTGGGGTGGCCGGAACATGCTCCGTATGATGCGATTGTCGTAACTGCAGGAGCGCCTGAGGTCCCAAAGCCCCTGCTCGACCAGCTTGCCATCGGGGGCAGGCTGGTTATTCCGGTGGGATCATCGTCCTATCTGCAAGAACTGGTCAGGGTGCGCCGGGTCGGTGAGCACGATTTTTCCACCGAAACACTCTGTGGGGTGCGATTTGTTCCCTTGATAGGCGCTGCGGGGTGGAGGTAGGTGACCCTCCCGCCTTCAGCCATCCCGTGACTTTTTGCGAGATTGTCAACTGTAATTGTTTGGCACAGTACGAGCACTAATATCGTCACACCGGAGTTACTATGCCTCTTCTTGAAGTGATCAACGTAGTTTACGGGGCAGGGAGCGGGGGGGCAGCCATTCTCGACGGGATAACCTTTGCTC
This region includes:
- a CDS encoding protein-L-isoaspartate(D-aspartate) O-methyltransferase, whose product is MKFNFFMPPEISREEMVSDHLLNRGIRDAKVIKAMREVPREAFVDEGMAAFAYDDRPLPIAEGQTISQPYIVAYMIEALELASVDRVLEIGTGSGYAAAVLSRIVDTVYTVERLTGLAESARRRFQMLEYTNIVIYQGDGTLGWPEHAPYDAIVVTAGAPEVPKPLLDQLAIGGRLVIPVGSSSYLQELVRVRRVGEHDFSTETLCGVRFVPLIGAAGWR